The genomic DNA TCTCGAAGCCGAGCGTAGCGTTAATGGGCTTCGTCTGAAACGGACGTGTATGCCGAGTCGACGGGAACTGCTCCGTCTCGGAGGCGCGACGCTCGCAGCAGCGTCAGCCGCCGGTATCGCCGGCTGCAGCGAGGAGGCGTTCGAGGGGCCGGCTGACGAGATTACCGGCGACGACCTCGCGCTGCCGGGCGACAGAGCAGTCCCGGCGGAGGACCCGGACGAAGAGGACCCGGACGAGGACACAGCAGACGAAACGGAAACAGAGCCGACACCGGATGAAGACGAGTCGGAGCTGTCGGACGAAGAGATTGCAACCGCATTCGAGACCGCAATCGAAGCGCTCTCGACAAATGACGAAGCACTCGCCGACCACGACGCCGCAGCCGCTCCGGAGGAACTCGACGTAGCCGCGGTCAACGAGCGGGCCGACACAGCGGAGACGGCGCTTGAAGACATCGAGCCCCACGTGGCCGGCGATGACGCCGACGACGTCGAAGCGCTGCAAGCGGTCGCGACCTATCAACGGTACGTCGCCGGCTACGAGACTGCTCGGACGGAGCTGCTCGTCCGGCTCGACATCATCGAGGCATACGTCGCCATCGGCGAGCCGGAAAACGCCGCTGCGGAGCTTCCATCGGCGCTTGACTACCACGATGAGGTTGAACCGGAGCTGACAGCCGCCGAACGGGCCGCCGAACACCTCCAGCCGGTCACCCGGAGCGAAACGCTCGGGGATGGGGGACACCTCGACGGCGAACGACAGACCTTCGAGCGGCTCGGAACGACGCTTGAGGCGGCCGACGAATTCCTCGACGGCGCCGTCTCGATGCGTGAGGGGCTTCGGGCGTTCGACGAGGAGCGATACGAAGACGCGCTGACGGCGTTCTCTGCGGCGTCGCCGTCGCTTGCCGCCAGCGAGCGTACGTTCGACCAGCTTGAGACGGACGAGGAAACGCCACAGCGGCTCCGGACCAACGTTATCGAGCTCCGGTGTACCGCCGGAGCGTTCGCCGAGGCGGCGACACACTTCGAGGCGGCCGCATCGCTCGCGACGGCGGGAGAAAGATGGGAGGCCGAAGACAGGTTCGAGGACGGAGAGGCGGCGTTAGACCAGTGTTGATTGCTCTCTGACCGTACTTGTCACAGACGCTCGACTGCAGCCTCGATATCCTCGTGGGGCACCGGGCGTATCCAATCGTCAGCGAGCCAACGCTCTGTGACGACGCCCTCGGAGTTGAGTACGAAGACAGCCCGCTGTGGCGTCTTTGTGCCGACCATCCCATCACGCTCGACGAGCAGGTCGTATGCGGCCGCGACATCGCCGTTGAGGTCCGAGAATATCGAGAACGGACTCTCTAACTGCCTGAGAAACTCGTTGACCGAGTAGGGGCCGTCTCTGACGACACCGTAGACGGGCACGGCGTCGAACTCGTTCCAGCCGTAGGCCTCGTAGCGAGGCCACCAGTTGCGTGCGATAGCCGAGAAGACGAACCCATCGAAAACGAAGACCGCACCGCGGTCGCCGACGGCGTCGGTAAGCGATGTCGGTCGGAACGTCTCGCCGTCACAACACAGCGCCTCGAACGCCGGGGCGTGGTCGCCGACTTCG from Natronomonas pharaonis DSM 2160 includes the following:
- a CDS encoding peroxiredoxin family protein — its product is MPPEVGDHAPAFEALCCDGETFRPTSLTDAVGDRGAVFVFDGFVFSAIARNWWPRYEAYGWNEFDAVPVYGVVRDGPYSVNEFLRQLESPFSIFSDLNGDVAAAYDLLVERDGMVGTKTPQRAVFVLNSEGVVTERWLADDWIRPVPHEDIEAAVERL